TTGAAGAACACCCCCTTTTCCCCTCCGAATATCGCACAATAAAGCTTTGCTGCCAGGTTGGCACGACCTAGTCAGGTGATTGCTCAGCCTTTAGTTGTGTCCCCCAAGGCGATTCGTGAAGTTTTTGCCTTAAATGAAATAGGCCAAACCATATAAACCAAACtacagagagagatagagagagagagagctcttcCTCCCACTCCTTCCCGTCAATTATAACCTGTTTTAACCCAATAAGAAATAAGAACCCCCCCACTGCCGCCACAGTCCCCATTCAAACACAATTCGCTGCTCTATCTAAATACGTTTTCTCGTTTTCATGTTAAGAAATGTTTTTGCATACTTAGGACAGCTGATTCTGTCATACTGTCGCACGACTGTGACGGTGAAGTACGCAGAATGCAAGCTGGTACAGATGAAAACTTTTGACGATGTCGTGTGCATGAAACAAAAAGTCAAAGTGCAGCTATACGCCCAGTGCACTGTCGTCGGCCATCGGTAATCTGATGCCGGGCCGATCGAATGCGTCGTCTTCTGTTTACATCAGTGATCGAATCAACCTTCCAGGGTCATCTCTGGCGCTTGCGTCAAGCCCGCACAAAACTTTatactattcgtggcctgcgtgCATAATCTCAGCAGAACACGTCAAACAAACACGAATCTTCCGAAGCGTCGTGATTCGGCGAGCGTCAACATCTGCTGACAGTTTTTTGTTCGTGAAACCCGAATAATCAAACAAAATAAGGGCGCGTGTGTATACGCATATGAGTAAACGTTCGTGTCGTTGATTTTCGTGCAAGAAAAGCAGACTGGGCGTGTAGGTAAGACGCCACCTGACGACTGACAAAAGCGTCTccgtgcaagagagagagagagagagtcatgcacacacacacacacacacacacacatggagcGCCCGATGCATGAGTCATGTAGACTCTTCCTTTTCTCCGTTGTCATCGTAACACCTTAAAATCCAAATCATGCCTGATTTTGCGTCTAAGGACGATGATGAAGCATGCTGTGGAAGGCCCCGGAAACGTAGACCATCTTGCGTCCCTTTGCGGGCACTTACGTATACACGTGCCTCGAacattccgccttcatcgaaatgcgaccgttcCGGCCGCCATCGAACCTTCGACCACCAGGTCAGACGCTGAGAACCGCATACACTGTTCAACCTAGGTGGACGTGCCTTACACTTCATATGTTGTTTCTTCAGTCGATAAGTCGAATGTCCCGCCCGACAGATTGTCCGAGAATTTGAGGCCGGCGCTTAACCAATCATCTTGTATACCCTCGACGTATATTTGTGTGCTATGTTTAGGTTCTTGTAGCGTTacctacactggcctcgctgagcaaATTTCGCGTGCCACTGGTCTGTGCATGTGAAAGGAtgctccgccgccgccgcgcgcggctcgccgccggtgtgcgcgcaattcgatgcgctgcgcagacgatcagtggtgtcgcGCACCGGaaccggcacctccctcgcactcagCCGCGGctgcgcgcgactcgccgccgctggtgtgcgctttccagaggagtgccgtcatagccttggtagacatatggacgccgacgcgcgcgccttccctgtgcagtcgccatctgacactgcgctggagccacttgatagcgcctctgactggcatTTGCtatgtttcatctagggaccttagcgtttgccactgtggtatagccatggagaaggagagtgcaaatgctgctcaacggtgcagtagagcggagaagcttaactcatcgaatcccgaagtagttgcccggcaaaataaatatacgtgTGTCATTGCAGCAGCAGTAAGCATGATAATGAAGCTGATCCTAGACACTccggaaagctaagaataatcagctgaatcTTTGCTAACGCTaagtatatcctggcatagctgagctaagccactgccattttttccccttttgtGCTTCATTTTTTGCGCACCATCGTTTGGGTAAGttgccaactcgcccagcagtccccGCTTCTCAGGTGCAAGACACGAACGACGAGCTTTGATTTTCCAACGTGCATTGTTTGCATTAGCCTTGGGAAAGTTCTTGCGTTTCAGACAGAAAGCAGCTATAGCACAGTTTCCTTGCAGAGGAGGCAGGGCGTGACACGGTTCTGCAAGGGTGGAGCCTACGTATTCTCTTCGGGTGTAATCGACTACATAACCCCGCATAAATGTCCGCCTTGGTGGTGCAGGAGCTGACGGTGTTCGGCTGCTGCTCCGAAAGTCGTGGTTTTGatatcggctgcggcggctgcatatcggTGAAGGTGGAATGCCGAGAACCCATGCACTGGGAACTGTCAGTGCACGTTAGAAGGACAGTTGGCCGAAATTTTTGGTGCCCTTCATTGAGGCTTGTCTCGTAATCAAACGTCGTTTTGGCAAGTAAAACCTCAAACCTTGACGTTGTTGTTGTGACTCACAAAGCCCTTTCGCGCAGCTTTCATCACACGCGGCGGACGCTTCACTGCCTCAATGAGTAGGGCAGTATGTCCGGCAGTATGGCCAATACTACTGGACTTTTAACAGGCTTGCCCGGACCTTGACCATAACTTCATAGTTTTCTGCAGCCTGTTCGGGCTCATATCCCTTCGTACAACAGCTTGTCGAGTGTCGCATGTATACTGCTGGAACGTGCAGGTCTCTCATATTACGAAGCCTCAGTGCAATGCAACGTCAGCACAGCATGTATCATCATTTACCAGCTTGGAAAGATCTATACTTGCGCAGGGTTGACAAGGCCTCAAGTTAATAATATTGGCGGAATAACACCGGCGACTCAGGTCCTCCGTCTTCTTTTTGACACTTTTCAGTGCATTGATCACGTTTTTGGGCATGGATGTTCAGGCTAtgacattttcatttttttatctcTACTTAGCCACGTTATTTATGGGAGAACGAAATTGTTATTGGGAGAAGGGGATCTATGAAAGAGCGGACGTCGTCTGTATGGGGAACCACTCTTTTTCTTCCTTCGCGAACTTACCTGACGTAAGCTGGGACACAATTAATGATTTCCCTCCAACTCATGCGTATACATTCACAAATCTTTGTCCAACAGTATTGTACTTAAGAATATGCGTAACAACACTACCTGACCTGCAGTAACTGGATAGTAGCGAACATTGCACGGAGCCTGTATTCTCGGCAGAACGCTAGTATCGATCTATGGAGCTATGAGATACGTAAATGTGCAGACAAGTGACAGAATTATACAATCACTATATGACGTGCTACCTTAGCATTCATAACATACTGATAACATCTGACTCACGTAAAACAGTTTACGTCTGACTTATATACAACTGCTTGGTTACTAAATCGCTTCATGGCTTTTCTCTCAGCATGAAGCACACATTAGTCCAGAGTAACTTCGTATGATTATTGCAGATCGCGAGTGACTTGCTTGaccatgttgttcgaggtatagcgcatccaggacgggacagagaagaagacacagaacacatacacggctcttttgtgtcttcttctctgtcccgtcctggatgcgctatacctcgaacaacatgaataaccaacaagcccaccgTGCAACCTTAGTTGCTTGACCATTTTTAATCCTTTATCAAATAGACACATAGCCCCAACAGCACCCCTATGCAGTGATGTGTGTTCTTGTTTTCTTGCATTTAAAAATGTACATACAATGTGATAGGCTGGCTATACAGCTGATAATGGCGCTCGTGCAGCAGCAGATTGAGCACCGCTGCCTGGAGCCCGTCCAGATGACGCTGTGCCCCGTGAACGCGAGTCGGTGGCCGTCTTTCTTCTTCGACGGCCGACACTGCTTGACGCCGGTTAGCGTGCCGCCGCCTGGCTGCCTGGAGGGTACCAACCGCTTCCGCTCTCTGGGCCACTGCCGCGCCGCCTGCCAGGTGAGGACACGCACAGCTTAGAGTCTGGCTTCTTGTTGGAACAATAGACGTGCGCACGCGTAAAGTAAGGGAAGTGGCGGTGTTGCCTCGTTGACATATAGTCTTAGCTATCCAGTCATTGTTCGAAGTGCAAGTTCACCAAGGTGGCAATCTGGCCACGTTGGTAGTCCATCTTTAAGAACGGTAATACCActagtgtgcgtgcgtgtgtgcgtattcATTGTCTAGTGTGCTTTTACCGTTCTCAAAGGAGCACTGACTCGAATTACAAATATTTTGGGATCGTTGCtctaaataaatacaaaaaaaggaCGAGTGTCGAGAGCCCTAAAAGAGATTCGTGTTTGGAAATGCATTGAatatattgtgggcattgaaTATTATTAATACAGCTAACCTTAAACCAGCAATTTCGCTTTCGGCATCGAGGGGGTGGCTTCGCAGTGATGTGTCATCACTATAGTCTGACCTCACGGGAATACTGAAACTCGTGACATATACTAGCCACAAGGTGCCAGCGTACTGTCATTCGCACGGTGTTCACGTAAAAAACGATCAGCGAATTGCTGTCCAGAGAATCGACAATGATTTCTGCGTTTTAGGCTGCATTCAAGACGTGATTTGGGAAGGTTGCTGGAACCCCTCCACCCCTCCCCAATTTACTTTCCTCCGGCtcccctttgcccccccccccccccgccaaagcAAGCATTGTCAAAACAACGTCTATGTTCTCAGCCTCTCTCCCCCCCTCCTTGAGGAACTCGCTTGTCGTAAGGTGACCGCTCCTCCCCCAGCGAAATATCCTTGCGCCACCCCTGCCATAGAAACATGCCATGTCAGTACCACGCCAAGTCACGTGTTATGTCATGCCAAAGTCATGTCAGTACTTGTGCAAGGTTATGGTCATGTGCATTCTTCACGATAATGACGAACAAATACCACTGATGATGCGTAGAAAGagctgtttacttccaatttttgcCCGCGAAAACCCAGGGACCAAGGACAGGCTTTTTTGGAAAACGCTTTATCACTGCATATTCACTTATGCatctgctgtgtttttttttttcaaattcgatTCGAACATCAGAGGGTGGCGTCGCTGTCtgacttgccccccccccccccttgctccCTTCCTTTCTATGAGTAATCCTGCGCCAGCCCATGGTTGAAATTGTATGATATGTTGCCAGTCATCGAGCCATTTTTCAGTCCCTTTAGTTGTTACTTAGTCTACGTATATTGCGACAGCGGTGTGTTTTGGAGCAGGCACTGCTAATCTTGCTCTGGCGTGTCTATCGTGTCGGCCAAACCTGTCAAGAATGACGTGGCTCCTATCCCGCGCTTAAACGGTGGTCGTATTTGGTGTGCTTTGTTACGGCGAACCTTAGTTTTTCGTACTCGCGCATGCGCTGTTTCTGGTAGGCCTTTTGTTTGCCAATAACTATAGTCTAGAACACCTGTCGAGATTTGTCGTCGTTTTTCTTGGGCTTTCAAAAAATTTGCTTAATAAACTACGATTTGAAACTTGGATTCTCAGATTTCAGATTACTTTATTTCAACATCAATTATGAAACAAATGCTAGGACAGGAGCAAAAAATCTGCTATGTTTTCCACCTCAAGATGGTTAAGCAGTGCTGATATACGGTATATACAGTAGCCCGTCTTttctatgattgattgatatgcggggtttaacgtcctagaacttccatatgtttatgagagacgccgtggagggctccggaaatttcgaccacctggggttttttgacgtgcccccaaatctgagcacatgggcctgcaacatttccgccttcatcggaaatgcagccgccgcagccgggattcgctcccgcgacctgctggtcagcagccgagtactaccttagccactagaccactgcggcggggcgtctTTTCCATGATTGGTTTGCGACAAAGGGACAGCCTAAGTTTCTCGCTCTCGAATGTCATAATTTTGGTGATGTGGTTTGCTTAAGTTTCAAAGATGAATAAATCTAGTGTGGCCTCGTTTTACACTTTCTTTGCACTTCATCGCGAAGTTAAACTTATAATTGCAACGAAATGGGCGAACATTAAATTGAACAAACAATGGATTGTATGCCTGTCATAAGGACACACGCAACATGCCACAATGCTTTTTTGTAGCATAAGTAACGTATTAACATTTTTCTGTGACGTTGTTCTTCATACTAAATTGCATTATTTAGCATGAGAGATAAATATTGCAGCACACAAACATAGCCGTATTTTTGGTGGCAGAACGTCCCGAAGCCTACACGACGCACCACATGCTTTCGCCATACGTATTGCAACGCATTCGATGTGTAAGTGCTGATCAAAGATTACGTCTAGCATTTTAAAGTCAGCCGCGACGTCTATTCGTTCTAGCAGATCGATAGAATGTGTTTGAATTACGATTTACGTGGTTTTGGGTGAGTGcaaaaagaacattttttttttcttggagtcaAGTTGTGAAAAATGCTATTCACTCCACAAATATAGCGTTTCGAGAACAGTGTTAGTTTGTTGGGATAAATAATCACTACTACGTGACTGGAAGAAAAGGCTGGTGTCATCTGCGTATGTGGTAAGTTACTATTGCTCACTAAATAATTTATATAGATGTTGGACACTACGGCTCCTAGTATGCTTCCTTGAAGAACACCGGCTTCCAGCTTTAAGGGGTCTGAGTATTGATCTGAGATGCAAACGCATTATATTCTATCCATTAGATAAGATCTGAGAAGATCCCGGGGTAATCCACGGAATCCATAATGTTCAAGCTTTTTTGGTAAAGTAACACTGTTGATCTTGTTGAATGCCTTGAAAATCAATAAATACACCGAATCTTAATTTTTTGTCTTCAAAGCCAGTAAAAATACAAATATTCTGTGTTAATAAAGCCAATTTGGTCAATAAGCCCTTACGGAACCCAGATTGGTATGGAGTTAATAGCTGGTATTTTTTACAAAACTACACAACTCCTTTACAAATATATTCCAAGCCTTTTCAAAGGACAGGGATCAGTGAAATCGGCCGATAATTTGACATATAATTTCGGTAACCTGATTTAAACAAAGAAGTTGCCTTGGTTTGTTGCATTTTCATCGGGAATACACCAGTAGACAAGCAAATTTTGAATACGTAGATGAGAGCATCCACTAGAAAGTCAAGTGAAAATTTAATTGGTTTAATCTGCAGACCATCACTGCCCCTTGCCTTACTGCTCTTTAAAGATATGAAAGCAAAGTAACCTACTTCAGATGTAGTGGGCTCGGAAAACGTCGTGTGTACACTAGGTGCTCCGATGAAATTGAGATCACCTGTGCTGTGAGTGCTAATTTATAAACTTCTAAGGCACTGATTGAAGTGACTTGCTAAGTCAACACCCTTTAGCTGCTTCCAATTCTCATTTACCTCAATCTCTTCATTGCTTTCGCCTCGATTTAGAAGTTTGTTACGTGCCCGCATAACTAAATCAACCTAGAAATGTGTATCACTAAAAAATTTttctatgtatgcctttttttcgCATCTTGAAGAAACCTAGTTACAAAGTTACGGTATTTTTTAAAACACAAAGATCATCCGGGCTTCTAAAGCGTACAAAGTGACTGTAAAATTTGATTTGCTTTTGAATTAGCTTGAAACACTTATTTGATAACCATGGCTTGCGTAGCTATCTTGATGTCTTTACCTTTGATAATGTAAGACAACTTTAGTGTAGATATTTTAGATCATGCGCATTAGTGTATTGTAGGCTTTGTTAGCGTCGCTACACTTAAATACGGGCGCCCAGTCAACGGCCCCAAGCTGATTTCGAAAATAAATAATTGTTCTTCGATTTATCTCCTGAATTGTAAAAGATTTAAATTCATGCCGTGTTGCTGTAAGTGTGTTGTTTCATTTAGAAAACATGTAAATATACAAATGATTCACCTAAATTGGCAACTATGGTACCAGAGTTCATATTGCTCTAGGCTATTTGAGTAAGGCATGTCACACAAGTGGGTGCTTCTATTTCGTTCGCTGAACTGAAGAGTCGGGGAGTAATGCAAAAGCCTGGGTAACTGAATTCGACTGAAGCAGATTTATATTGCAGTTACCGCCTATATGTTTATGCACAATGTATCTTTATATGCATAACATAGTAGCTGGTATAAGAAGGCTAAAAAACTTTCACTATTACCATTAGGTGGTCGATACACAAGAGCGAGAACATAGCTTGCACATTGTATTCTTAGCGCTTCATAGTCGCATGTGGTTTTGGAAAGATTTGCAACCAAGTTACATgaaagcctttctgacaccatcTGCATGACACCTCCACCACGATGACTTGGTCAACTTAATACGACGTTTTGATAACCTGGCAAAAATATCTTCTGAATAGTACCATGTCTCAGTTATCATTACAATATCAAACTGGAATGTAAAATCAGTAAGAAATTCTTCTATCTGGTCTTGTTTATTACGGGCAGCCTGAGCAGTGAAAtgcagaaaagcaagaaaatagaTGTAGTTAGGATAAACGAGGTTACGTGGTGCGATTATCAGCAAAGAAGAGATAAGACGCGCTGTTTGTTGCTAATAATCTCTAGCATATTTTAGATCTGCTTTGCACGCAATCTTAACAACGCCAGACTCTTCAGTTTTCCGGGCGAACACTTTCCCGTCCTTCCCCCCATACAAATCGCCATTTCATTTCTTTCTCCTTTGTACCTGTCATACCAAGCAGTTGCTTTATTTGAGGGCACAAGTGTGCCTTCAAAAATACTGACTGCTTGGAAGAAAAACCAATATCTTTTGCCACGATTGTTGCCTTTCGTGCTTTTTGAATTACTGCGTCGCGTTTCTAGCGATGGTTGAAAGACACGGCAATGTTCTTATCAGTATCAGAGTTCCGCATAGGAACGCGATTTGAtcggtttgattgatttgtggggtttaacgtcccaaaaccaccatatgagtatgagagacgccgtagtggatggttccggaaatttagaccacctggagttctttaacgtgcacccaaatctgagcacacgggcctacgacatttccgcctccatcggaaatgcagccgccgcagccgggattcgatcccgcgacgtgcgggtcagcagccgagtaccttagccactaaaccaccgtggcggggtcaaaagaaaaaaaaaatgcatcgcTTCGTAGAAGCGATGCAAGAATACATACATTGCAATGAAAGTAAGAAActcaaatgaaaaaaataaataaacaaaacgtTGTTATTTCTCGAACTTTCATATATCTATAGATTCGTCTGTTTTCGTTTTTGGTAAATCATTTTCGTAGGCTGCCTGCTACGCGGCTTGCTCGCAGATTTCCATAAACTTGTTAAAAATGTTGAACTACTGCGAAACACCTTGTGCGGCTCATGCGCCGCCTAGATGTAAGGTGAATCTGGGCTACTTTATTTGTGCCCATCTCCGAGCAGGGCCAAGGCGCGCGTGCCGAGTGCCGCGAACCGGTGCGCCTGGTGTCGTGCCGGCGGGAGCACGTGAAGCGGAGCTGGTTCTACCCGGCCAACGGCAGCTGCGTCGAGTGGGGCTTCCCGGAGGGCAGCTGCGTCAACGTGCGGCTGCGCCTCTTCCAGAGCATGCAGCAGTGCCTGCTCGACTGCGTGCAGCACGACGCGCCCGCCTGCCGGGAGTACCCCGTCGGCCAGCGATGCGGAGAGTACCAGGCGAGTTTTGAAGCATTTCTCTCCCGCGGTCTCTTCTGCGTAGAGAGTTTGTTGCAGAAGAAACGCGCTAGTAGTACTCAAATATAAATGAGCTTGAATGTCGGGCATAGTTTTTCCAAGTACCCTAACGTTGCTTCCAGTCAAAAGGACCGTGACGTAACGCAAGTCAAGCTTCAGATCTAGCACTTTTGTAGAAGCAACGAGAAGAGCCTCTACCCTCTTATGAATCTCCACTGTTTTGCACGCAGAAGGTAAATTCGATTTGGACATTGACAATGGCCATTTCCAGAATAAGGTGGTGAGTTGGGCGTGCTGGTACATAATTACGAGATACCGCAATGCAAGAGATACTCGGACTGGAGAAAAGTGACTAGGACGATGCGTTCAAGTTGCAAGTTAAGAGGTCGCCCTTGGCGTCGTTGTTCAGTATGATTTTCATACACTGCTGTGCCTCGTAAACTTTCCATAATGAGAAAGCGATGAAGTGCAAGCACAGGTTTCTTCTACAGACTAATGTTCCACCTTTCATTCAAGAAAGcagatatatataaaaaaacacctAAAAATGTTCAAAACGTGACAGAACGTTAATCGAGTTATGCGGTGCGTCGCACGTCTCATTTCGTTTGTTTTGTGCGCTGTTGTAGTTAGGATAGAATTGCAACACGTCCGTACTAACTCCTGTAGCGAAACGAGACAGAGAGGTGCGACGTGCCGCATAGCTCGATTAACAGTACAATAATAACCTGTTTTCTATATTTACTTGTAATGCTTCGTAAAGTGAATCATTAGTTGGAAGTTAGCGTTGAATCCGCGTTGATGCCTGTTGGAGGCATCGATGTGCTACTGGTAGACTACTACAGAGCGTATAATTTGCCCCAAATATCTGACATTGCTCGTGTTCGGACGTTTTAGACATGGAAATATTCAAGACCTTTCCTGTAATTCTTGGCTATTAGACCGTTCATTACAAAACTTCGTAGGTTACAGCATCTGTCTTCCTCGTGCTGTCGCAGGTGAACTACCCGGTGTATTCTGCCGCGAACAAGAATGGACGTTTTGAGTGCCTGACGGTGGACCCAGCGGACAGGCTCTGCCTGCTGGGTCCCAACATGTTCCCCAGCTACCGAGCATGCACACGCGCTTGTCTCGTTTCGtgataaagcttcttttgtttgtttcgcATTTTTTCGATGACTGCGAATTCTCGAGTTCTTTTGTTTGTATAGCTCGCTTGGGTGTTTTAAATATGGGTGTGCGATCATTTGTTTTCGAATCGAGTCCTAATAATAAATGCTGAATGCGGCGTTGATTCAGTGTTTTCTCGTAGGCTACAATTCACGGGGAGAAAATGAGCTGATATTTTGGACACGGTCACTCCAGCCTCTCGTTACGTGTACTAATAACtgtcggggtttaacgtccccaaaccaccacatgaatatgagagatgccgtagtgaagggttttggaaatttcgaccacctggggtttttaacgtgcacctaaatctaaacacatgAGCCACAAgttttttcgcctccatcgaaaatgcggctgccgcggcCGGCAATCgctgccgcgacctgcgggccagcagccgagttaCCGTTCTATGCATGCGCTAGTCGCATAGCCGCAACGCTcgtgccggcacacctgccgcacccaagcggagggtgaaagagcgtcgccaattggcttagggccgttccacgcgcttcccgcacagccgcaacgcacgtgccgggacccctgccgcacgcaagcgggggacaaataagccaattggcgactcTGCGGAGGGTtgaagagcgtcgccaattggcttatttgtcccccgcttgcgtgcggcaggggtcccggcacgtgcgttgcggctgtgcgggaagcgcgtggaacggccgcAACGCACGTGTCGGGACTCCTGCCGCATGCAAGCGCGGGACAAATAAgacaattggcgacgctctt
Above is a window of Rhipicephalus microplus isolate Deutch F79 chromosome 1, USDA_Rmic, whole genome shotgun sequence DNA encoding:
- the LOC142769958 gene encoding uncharacterized protein LOC142769958, producing MEQQHLISKEDSPRRVRMQSSPATSAVGVHLINKKVIVFLVSAVAVLGCALAMNLVHIYGRPAITAETASTGTQEEDYLSMPPAAAAAPLRADPAMDRAPPVESAAPLPRPAAVLPAAVAETGEPVDIAAFTQYAAGEDDSSFGGNGTQQIEHRCLEPVQMTLCPVNASRWPSFFFDGRHCLTPVSVPPPGCLEGTNRFRSLGHCRAACQGQGARAECREPVRLVSCRREHVKRSWFYPANGSCVEWGFPEGSCVNVRLRLFQSMQQCLLDCVQHDAPACREYPVGQRCGEYQVNYPVYSAANKNGRFECLTVDPADRLCLLGPNMFPSYRACTRACLVS